A part of Aegilops tauschii subsp. strangulata cultivar AL8/78 chromosome 2, Aet v6.0, whole genome shotgun sequence genomic DNA contains:
- the LOC109733903 gene encoding uncharacterized protein, with the protein MVSWSDDSEESGYEYSSGGSPIKEASRCGVVQWVDEEWPEHLQNALHKLWLLYEDFQRANRMACLEHSSLVHNLTSQKNKLQETYEKLVEDVNNLLDTQDNIPKENEVQQGEREEITPPLDNNISALKEQLGAMDAENKELKRKVDQLKSIRVAQGNVIRNLKFAHLKEKEKLSTERRNLEFHIADLVKASDKNKRKLKDIKDICDEE; encoded by the exons atggtTTCGTGGAGCGACGACAGCGAGGAATCGGGCTACGAGTACTCTTCAGGCGGCTCCCCTATCAAG GAAGCAAGCCGTTGTGGTGTTGTTCAGTGGGTAGATGAGGAGTGGCCAGAGCATCTGCAGAATGCTCTTCACAAACTATGGCTTTTGTATGAGGATTTCCAGCGTGCTAATAGGATGGCATGTCTGGAACATTCATCACTTGTCCACAATCTCACATCACAGAAGAACAAGCTACAGGAGACTTATGAGAAGCTTGTTGAGGATGTGAACAACCTACTTGATACTCAGGACAATATTCCCAAGGAAAATGAAGTCCAACAAGGTGAACGTGAGGAGATCACTCCTCCTTTGGACAACAATATTTCAGCTTTGAAGGAACAGCTGGGTGCAATGGATGCTGAGAACAAAGAACTGAAGCGAAAGGTTGACCAGTTGAAGAGCATTCGGGTTGCCCAAGGTAATGTGATTAGGAATCTGAAGTTTGCTCATTTGAAGGAGAAGGAAAAGTTGAGCACTGAGAGGAGGAATTTGGAGTTTCACATTGCTGATCTTGTCAAAGCTAGTGACAAGAACAAGAGAAAGCTGAAGGACATCAAGGATATTTGTGATGAAGAGTGA